The following is a genomic window from Neoarius graeffei isolate fNeoGra1 chromosome 16, fNeoGra1.pri, whole genome shotgun sequence.
CAGGTGTTCTAGTTTTCCTTTTCGGATGATATGCCCAAGGAATTTTATTTGTCTATCCCGAATTATTGCAAGCAGTTTTCGTTGGTATTCTGCTTCTTGAAGAACTTCGACATTGGATTTCCTCGCAGTCCAAGGAATTTTGAGCATTCTACACAGGAACCACATCTCAACTGCTTCTAGTCGACTCAGGTCTGCCTTGCGCAACGTCCAAGACTCGGCACCATACAACAGAATGGGCCAGATGTAGCACTGAAGAACTCGTAGATGGGTGTTAATCGAGATTTTCATGTTGCAAAGAACACTCTTCATTGAAGAAAAGGCCTGTTTTGCCCGTGCTATCCTGGACTTTATTTCCTTTGTAGGTTTTGCGTCGTCTGTAATGATTGAGCCAAGGTATTTAAACTGCTGTACTTGTTTGAGTTGTACTCCGTTCACAGTGATTTTACAATTCTTGGGTTGTTGTCTGGAAAGGACCATGCATTCGGTTTTATCTGTATTTATAGCCAAGCCATATTCTGTACTTTCTTTTACTAGACAATCCACTAGCCTCTGTAGCTTTTCTTCTGATGTCGCAATTAAAACCGTGTCATCAGCATACCTAATGTTTGTGATGTTTACACCTCCAATTATCAAGCCTTCTAGGTCGTCAAGAGgatggagggtctgctcgctgtaGAGGTTGTAAAAGTCTGGTGACTGTTCACATCCCTGTCGCACTCCTCGTTTGATTTTCACCCATTCACTGAGAGAGTTGTTCTGACGGATCGCGGCTGTTTGATGGAAGTATAAGGACTGAATTATTCTTAAATCTTTGTCAAAAATGTCCAGGTCAGATAGCAACATCATGAGTTTGTCATGTTGTACATGATCGAAAGCCTTGACATTGTCGACAAAACACAGGTAAAGATCTTGATTTACCTCTAAAGCCCTTTCCCCAAGCATCCTCAAAATAAAGATGGCGTTCTTTGTACCTCTATCAGGCATAAAGCCATACTGACAGTTAGCAATTTCTGGGTGAATCTGGCGTCTTGCGCGAAGAATTAGTACTTGAAGGAGTATCTTGACCTGGTGGCTCATTAGTGCGATGGTTCGAAATTTTTCGCATTCTGTAGCTCCAAATTTCTTGGGTATTGCAAAGAAAATTGATCTTAGGAGATCTTCAGGAAACTCCCCTGAGTCATAGATGTTGTTCATAAAACCGTGCAGGAAATCAACTGCATCATCCTCTAAGAGCTTCACGAGTTCAATTGGTAACTCATCTGGTCCGACAGCTTTTCCATTTGGAATCCGGTAAATAGCGTTCTTAATCTCTTCTCTTGTAATCGGTGGTCCTGTCAGTTCGCCTTGAAAAGTGATGGGCTCATCACCTCGGGTGTTATCACCATACAGCTCTTGAATGTATTCTGTCCATCTAGCTAGCTGTGCTTCTTCTTCAAGCAAAAGTTGGCCTTGTTTTGACTTAATGCCTCCAGTCTTGAACGTGCTCTTTTTTGATTTTCCTGTTGCTTCTCGAATGTGTTGATGGGCGTCTTTCGAACTAGAGTTGAATTCTTTTCCAATTTTCTCACATTTTGCATTGTAGTACTCTTCGGATGCAGCATTACACATTTGTTTGACTTCTTTATTGAGGCTCTGGTACTGTTCACTGCCTTTCGTCGTTCGTCCATTTTCTCAAGGATCTCTTCTGTCATCCATCCCTTATGTAGTTGTCTTGGTTTCTCTGGGATGTATTTATCTCTGATCGCGGTGAGAGTATCTTTGTATTGTTCCCAAGACTCATTCACACTGCTTCGGTCAATCAACTTTAGAGATTGACGAGCTTCCTTCCTGATTTTGTCTTTGAGTTCACTGCTTATATTTCCATAGTTGTAGACCTTTCATTTCTGACCTTTTTTTCGCTGTTGAAGCCGGACCCGAAGTGTCGCAATCACAGGATTGTGATCGCGATCACAATCAGCTCCTGGGTATGCACGTGATTGTGTGACCGAGTTCCTGAATCTTCTGTTGATGGTGATAAAATCTATTTGGTTTCGAGCTCGGTCACCTGGCTGCTTCCAAGTATATAAGCGTCTTGGTGGGTTTTGGAACCAAGTATTTGTGATAATCAGGTCGTTGCATTCACACCAATCCTTGAGCCATTCTCCGCGTTCGTTAACTTCGCCGAGACCATGTGGGCCAACTGCCGATTGTGATCTCTGATTTCCCACTTTGACATTGAAATCACCCATTACAACatttataattgaaaaatagcagGGTGCAAAACCTGTGGTTGCAAAAATAATCACTGTGATAATACGGGAAagtgttttttctgtgttccattTCTGGCAACCAAGTGACGTAAAtgacttgctaaacagtggctacacaacttgaacaggtcacactttagaaactctcctttggcagaaattctgtttgtgaggaccattttgagtccgattgctttgaaaggaatcttCAGGCCGAGCTCTTGGGCTACGCAGGTCACGTTCGACTCAAACtcgatgctgtgccaacaatattccaacaccGTCTACGGAAAAGGGGTTCAGGCCGTGCAAGCCGATGAGCTGGAATAGTACAGCCGTTCAAAGAGAATGTATATATtttggcactgcctaaaagcagagctccagatgagtgtaaaatgtgttagtaaataatcccatgtgatttttatttttcaagcaaATTAAAAACCCATCTGTCTTCTGTAAATAAAGAGACCAATTGAATTGTGCGGTGCTCCACGCTTCACCTGCTATAAACTCTCACTCAGCTTCGAGCTGTCACAAGCCTATATTTAGACCATATACACTATTGTGGCACACTGCATGTCTACATCTGCATTAACAcgcgcaataaataaataaatcggctCGTCCATACTGCTGACTTGAAGATGACtctttttcatctgactaaatccaggctcGCAAGTATGTTTACATCGCCTGCACTTAACTTCCGCTACCTGGCCATCAGCGACTTGACGTcatattggttgcccatgtgcaataaaactTGACATGTTTTGGACCTTTAAGCACTTAAAGCTACTTATGATGGCTAATCAGGTagctgcacgtgtgtgtgtgtgtgtgtgtgtgtgtgtgtgtgtgttattataatttgTGCTTGTAATATCGATAtcgatcatgtttaaatgctgtaccgGTCCCCTTTAACGTAGAAAGATTGTTTGATGGTAAATTGTGCTTTAAATGATTAAAATCCCAAATTAGTGTCGTCACATATGCTactccctctgctgctgctgccgccGAGTGTGTAAGAAGAGGTGGAGGTCATAATGAATATTGAACAGAAATATGGTGAAATATGATATGATACAAATTCATCTCGCCAGTATTTTGTGTCGGAATTCTGTGTAAGAAAAACTGTCTCATGTCCACTCTATAATGCTGTACAGTAAAGtccagatgaagagatcagactcaccagaacccagctgtgtctccatgaagagcgaTGAGTCTATGGATGTTCCCTGGAACTTTAAAACTGGAAACCCGTCACCTggacacaggtaacatcccataattctcagagTTAAAGTCACTGCAGAGTGAAAGGCCATGTTACACATTCCTTTATCCAGTTCAGATCATTAGCAGAattttgatatttatcagtttgttaTACTTTAATTAGGCCATAATCCTGCTACAGTactttcagtaaacattttagagtaattaatatcaataactgtgcagttcagtgtttcacagtgtcaCGTACATCATCAGGAAGTAAATTCATCTGGATGTGGCAATAAAAGTCAGAGTAATGGTGAACAAAatcactgaaataaacaataaagaCTCATTCCACTGTTCACTGTTGGTCAAATTAAGTCAAAATAACAAATCATTCTAAAAGTGTAAATGGTTTATTTAATGGCGTGTCTATAATGTTGTACAGTGAAGtccagatgaagagatcagactcaccagaacccagctgtgtctccatgaagagcgaTGAGTCTATGGATGTTCCCTGGAACTTTAAAACTGGAAACCCGTCACCTggacacaggtaacatcccataattctcggAGTTAAAGTCACAGTAATGGATGTGCTCCACTGTCATTAGCAGCTGTTTTGATGTTTATTATAGTTCCTTGGTCTTTAGTGATGCTACAATGCTTTCAGTAAATGCTTTAGAGGAAATAGTGTAAACATTTATTCAGGTGAAAATGTCTTATGGCTAATGTTTTGAATGCTAAAGCCAGAAATGGTAATCTAAGCAAAAAGAACTGAaccagctgaaattctgatctcttATCTCCTTCATCTttggatctcaaacccaaatgtcttcagtgtaaagcaaaaacaaaagagctggccttgctgttccagtacttttggAGGGGCCTGtcggaagaaggaaaaaaaaactagaagCCTAAAATTAAAACAGGGACAGAtttttctccaggtccacaatgcTGCTGTATTTAGTTCTGTGTTCTCTAAATAATTATTCACTTGCTCCATTTATTGCAGTAAAATTGGGACTAAATCTGAGACTCCAGTATTAAAGGGATTAAAGTTGTTGTCTTTAACAGCTACTATTTTTGTTCTCAGTGTTTTACAGAAGGCAGGAGACAGAAGAGAAAAGATCTTCATCACAGATACAGGGTAAGATCAAACCCAACAACATGACCGTGACACTGACGCTCTGGTATTCTAAACCTCTCTGCTGTTATTATCTACAGGATTAGATTATAGAAAAcatcactgagctctatataaaatctggagagctcatagggtCGTCAGGgtgaagccagctggccgccatcttaccactcccaccaCGTAGCGGAACTGTCATTTAGACGACTGGAAGCTCCACAAAATTGGACGAGTTATTTATGTAGTCGGTgagaaaaatgagaagaaaaatgcctacatgtgcagcaatgaactgtccaaatcgtcaggtcaaaggttgtggacggacatttcacctgtgagtattgatGGCTAGCGTGTAATCAGTTTTACACGTGTGTCACAGCGCCGTTTGCGTGGACCCCCTATAGGAAGAGAGGGGAAAAACTGTCTGAtcgtcttgtctgtttttgttgaaaatctgacattgatatctgggatgaacactgtgactgtgtcAGATTATCGATGCAAATGTTCCTGACTAgaaaattttttcaaggttggcaggtatgtaaatataaaatcttttatataaatatatggatgttggtGTTGACATAAATGAGgaggtaattctaatgtttgtaaacaaatcaattgatgtttaacctgcgtcagaaaatctttttgttccacttttgaaGTATTTTCGTAAATCACATTTTGTTAGtcattcgttgttgttgtttgtattaatttctagttttgtcgtttaccaataaatgcgtTGACAACAGGcagttgacattgtaaccacatgaaaatccaggtcaaaggtcgcatgtcattcctcgaaccaaaaaatAAAATGTCCACTGAtcttgtaatatgtggtcgatatttacaacaaactgaaaaaaattctgaatggaatagaaaaatctgaatatttcaagcatgtaatttttttttttttacgttaggAATTTAATTCAGGTCTAATTCTACTGAtttcaatcggattccaaatactctataaacattccattctgttataaatcagaaaaaaaattataaatcacagcagttttatttttttaaagcacttcatctacttcaacaatgttacacacagagatcgatccataacagtcgtaaatgtcccttaatcccacagggtgtcgataatggtggacaccggtgaaagtgatcactattattgacacctcacgtgacttctcaaacgtgcgtttagatacaaaatggcggctgtaaatgaaagagtaagaaataaagtaggttttgacgaggagatcatgaaatatcggtgaatttgatcagtaaaaacatgtccatgatctttgcaCCATGCttccctgcgatgataacgtccgggttttcctcaagttgctgatcgtgctgaaagaaattccGTCTCAGGTAACGAGCCGTGTCATCAGACAAGAAGATCAAAGGGTGGGGTCTTCCGGTTTATTAATTAACCGataataactgctgtaactgaaactcagctttgtacgattgtttgtttgtttgtttgtttgtttttattggtaaatctgaaaaggtgtcgacaattatcaacagtccataattatagctgccgctctagtaaaaaaaaaaaagagccatgaaaaaaatgatcagagactgaactggaaaagggaaaaaaatactaACAGTGAAGCAGAGCGCGATAAAGATGTGTCAGGAATGGGGgtcaagttgagaaaataagaggaggtaatgaaagggggcaGAGTCAGGaggtacttttcttggggcaaatttgatgagataccacggtttaacacacaagccagagacacgcgatgggagtggtaatatggcggccagacggcttcactcgtctctacagcggggaataggctctgagctctccaggttttatatagagctcagtggaaaaGATACAATCAAATCCGGTAAATCCATAGTGTTAGCATCCTAAAGAACGGTTATCTATGGGAACCAGTCAGAAAAAACTGTGACGTTAAACTGTAATAATTGGAGCCCAGGTCTCACCGCGTCTTCTTCTTTCACCCCgtcacacagacacgccccaGAATCTCCTGCTGTAAATGAATTCCAGAAAAAGTTCAGATTAAATCTGATGAAGaagtttcagtgtttaaatggAGTGATGATAAAGCCGGAAACGCGAGCGCtcctgaatgagatctacaccgagctctacatcacagagggagacagtggagacgtcaataaagaacatgaggtgagacggattgaggcagcgtccaggagaaaagcaacagaggaaacaccaatcaaatgcagcgacatctttaagcccttatctgaagaagacgaacccatcagaactgtagtgacaaagggcgtggctggtatcggaaaaacagtctctgtgcagaagttcattgtggactgggctgaagggaaagcaaatcaggacgtccccctcatatttccacttcctttcagagagctgaatctgatgaaggaccaaaacctgagtctgatggagctccttcatgtctgctttaaggaaaccagagaaacagaaatgtccaggttggaaaaggttctgttcatttttgatggattggatgagtgtcgtttccctctggatttccggaacacagtgagagtgtgtgatgtaactgaatcagcatcggtgcgtgtgctgctgataaacctgatcaaagggaatctgcttccctctgctctcgtctggatcacctcccgaccagcagcagctgatcaaatcccctccgagtacgtccatcgagtcacagaggtacgagggttcaatgacccccagaaggaggagtacttcaggaatagggtcagtgatcagagcctggccgagaacatcgtcacacacctgaagtcattaagaagcctgtacatcatgtgtcacatcccagtcttctgctggatttcagccgctgtcctcgagagaatgttgggtgaagcagagagtggagagatccccaagactctgactcaaatgtacacacacttcctcatcaTTCAGACAAACGTCATCAGAGAAAAATACTCAAAGAAGCAGGAGAGTGATGAAGAAATGCTGCTCAAACTGGGACAACTGGCTTTTGAGCAGCTGGAGAAAggcaacctgatcttctatgaggaagacctgcgagggtgtggcattgatgtgacaGAAGCAGCAGTGTACTCAGGTGTGTGTACGCAGATCTTCAGAGAGGAGCCTGGGCTTCACCAGAGTAAAGTGTACTGCTTTGTTCATCTGAGCATTCAGGAGCATCTCGTAGCTCTGTATGTACATCTGACCTtcatgaaggaaaagagaaatgttcttgATCAGAGTCGGTCCTTTAAGACAATTTCAGATTTACACAGGAGGGCTGTAGATCAGACGTTAAAATCTACGACTGGACATCTGGATCTGTTCCTCCGCtttcttctgggtctctcactggagtccaatcagaaactcttagatgccttagtaacacagacaGGAAGTAGCTCCCAGAGCAAAAAGAAAACAGTTAAGTACATTAAGGAGAAGATCAGTAGAGATGATCTTCCTGCAgaaaaatccatcaatctgttccactgtctgaatgaactgggtGATGATTCTCTCGTGGAGGAAATCCAACGCTACCTGAAATCTGGGAAACGAAGTGAACTCTCTCCTTCACAGTGGTCTgctctggtgtttgtgttactgacttcagcacaggagctggaggagtttgATCTGAGTAAATATACCAGTACAGAGAAGGTAACAGATCGGGTTCTTGTGAAGGTGATGCCTGTGATTGCAGCATCCAGGAAAGCCGTGTAAGTAAAGCTGAATAGAACTGTTCTACTGTTCCACTGTTagaaagagagaaactgaaagcaCTTTGACAGAAACGCACTTTGGGATGTTTTGAGTTTCAGGTGATCCAGAGTGTGTTAATACAAATAGATCAGTAGATAAATGAGGGGAAAACAGCTGCATGTAGAATTGAATAAAACTGAAGTTCAGCGATTAAAGAAGTAGAAACCAGTTGATGTCATTTCAGGAGAAAAATGTTTACGTCTCACATTCTGCCATTTTGTCCCAAGAAGTGTGGAAGCTGTGAGCTGAAGATGGAAGTGACAGCCAGCTAACGAGACTCACAAACACCACATTTCCAAAACTGAACAAATAATCAAACAGAACTTTATactaacagtttatttacaatatttacaaattacACCACTATTGCAGGCTCCGATGTCCCGTAAACATTGAGGGTTTTTTTCTGTGTAAAACCTTCACTGAGTGCAGTGTGAGGGTTTTTTGTTCACATCCCTCCACATTAAATTTGTGTTGTAGCTGAAATGTAATTACACAGACGCTGGGCCTGTAGagccatgtggagtttgcagtaaTACAAAATTATAATTCCACAAAACTTTACTGTTATTAGTGACctgataaatagaggatattacacggtggcacgaagatctgaaatttatcttcgagtggtgaatgtacatatcacgagtgagcgaagtgagcgtgtaatgttctttatattatatggacacaagttaatcaaaagagttaattttgaactggttcgccattttgacaacgcgcgtctaaTCAGCGGGGAaacgctgggagtgacgtcatcggggtgaaatatcgggaaatatgacgcagacacgagtgttttactgggaaatccacCGCTCgtgtttttcatccgagctccatccgggacatggagaaccaaaaccgagaCGTagagtgcgttcatgtgctatgggaattatggtaaataccaaacaccgacatggaaagcacacatgaacgccccctcttgtggtattttccactgggcaactcgtagaaaattttgatacacgagttgccgagatgagatgaactttaaccttttcaacatggcggcgagcggtacaagactagcttatgaaccaagaaagaagtggttttcacctacggaaagctgaatctcaccttttaaacgagtcatgttatgtatattatattattataatatgtatattatagcctaatacaaaatattctgtggctgtccaaagaacgccaacaatgatctagatactggctactctcattgtggctacagccaaatttccaaaaactgcgtggcattcaatgtgttaagaaaatctctacttgtcatgatcaggaaatatttagcattttttgacttttgataactcgtattcctgctgcagctgatgaacaaggcaatctataattgttttagccaaataacaggcctgattctgaatctggtccaccatctttaatttgtcaacaacaacaaaagcatgtgaacacaacacactggtaaataccacttcccaactggaaaatatcatcttcccatagcacatgaatgcagcagtaaatctctatctgtcactcgtgaggaaatcagtgagttgttttgataaatttggggactttttgtttgtgaacgtgtcgatataataaaaagaaaatcacacgttggattgaagatctgaagtttatcttctcgtgttgaaaaatatttgacTTGTTCACTTCGCTCCCTCGTGATCTATACATTCAccgctcgaagataaacttcatgtctttgtgccaccgtgtaatatcctctgtatgtGTCACTCAGCTCCAGGAtgtgtttcatatgaaaaatacgagtggcgtgtttcccagtaaaacactcgtgtctgtctAATAAAAGGTTTTATTCAGGTGGTGAAAACAGCCTTTCACAGAGCGCTTATTAGAAGcactattatttatttttaaaacgtCACAAGGTCTCAAAAAAAGTTTGTTTCCGGTCGCCCGTCCAACCCTGAACATTTCTGAAGTGTTGGAAAAATAcaagcagtctttttttttttttttaaagtatcaaGCATTTCAAACGATGGAAAACGTTTACCGCTGCTCAGAAACAATCGCACCTACGGGCGCAGCCATATTTGATGTACCACATGACGACAGCGATAACACGCGGGAATTCAACGTGATTCTCGCGGGAAACCAATTGGCGACAAAATGGTGACAAACGTAACGCAAACACATGCGATATTTAACGTTCACTTCACATGCATGAAAACCAGTCACAGCCAATATAAACCTATCCCATACTCATCCCTCCACACACAATCCCAGTCAGAATCACACATCAGCATTCGTGTCCGCCTGCAATTATAGCGCCACTGAAAAAGGTGCTCAGGTCAGTGCAGACATCCCACTTGAAGATCTGCTGGAAAGGTTTGAACATTGATTCAGTAAAACTGTCGTGTAAGTGGCGGTAGACGGGTGTCATCGCTGGAAGAGTGTGTTTATTCTAAAAACAATAAGCAGGTATACAATTCCAAAAGATTGGGAAGAATCAAAATCGGAAGACGAGCAAAGGTCATGTGATCTACAGACAGGCGAGTCGAGGCCGAGACAAAAACCGGAGTAATAACACAAAGAACGGCTCGAGAAGGTCAGACATGAGTGC
Proteins encoded in this region:
- the LOC132900331 gene encoding NACHT, LRR and PYD domains-containing protein 12-like isoform X3, yielding MKSDNSMIEPLELKEKRESSPVDSKVQMKSSDSPEPSCVSMKSDESMDFPWDFKTGNPSPGHSEVQMKRSDSPEPSCVSMKSDESMDVPWDFKTGNPSPGHSVLQKAGDRREKIFITDTGKVQMKRSDSPEPSCVSMKSDESMDVPWNFKTGNPSPGHSEVQMKRSDSPEPSCVSMKSDESMDVPWNFKTGNPSPGHSVKQKQKSWPCCSSTFGGACRKKEKKTRSLKLKQGQIFLQKAGDRREKIFITDTGHAPESPAVNEFQKKFRLNLMKKFQCLNGVMIKPETRALLNEIYTELYITEGDSGDVNKEHEVRRIEAASRRKATEETPIKCSDIFKPLSEEDEPIRTVVTKGVAGIGKTVSVQKFIVDWAEGKANQDVPLIFPLPFRELNLMKDQNLSLMELLHVCFKETRETEMSRLEKVLFIFDGLDECRFPLDFRNTVRVCDVTESASVRVLLINLIKGNLLPSALVWITSRPAAADQIPSEYVHRVTEVRGFNDPQKEEYFRNRVSDQSLAENIVTHLKSLRSLYIMCHIPVFCWISAAVLERMLGEAESGEIPKTLTQMYTHFLIIQTNVIREKYSKKQESDEEMLLKLGQLAFEQLEKGNLIFYEEDLRGCGIDVTEAAVYSGVCTQIFREEPGLHQSKVYCFVHLSIQEHLVALYVHLTFMKEKRNVLDQSRSFKTISDLHRRAVDQTLKSTTGHLDLFLRFLLGLSLESNQKLLDALVTQTGSSSQSKKKTVKYIKEKISRDDLPAEKSINLFHCLNELGDDSLVEEIQRYLKSGKRSELSPSQWSALVFVLLTSAQELEEFDLSKYTSTEKVTDRVLVKVMPVIAASRKAVISCDRIEGSGAKALVSALNSETSNLRELHLTVRTLDLSGNKLEDSGVKRLCAGLENPHCNVERLWLWRCGVSDEGCAALSSALRSNPSHLRELHLSYNNLGDSGVKHVSAVLENPHCKLETLGLRGCGVSDEGCAAVSSALRSNPSHLRELNLSGNNLGDSGVKRLCAGLENPHCKLERLWLWGCGVSDEGCAALSSALRSNPSHPRELNLSYNNLGDSGVKCLCAGLENPHCKLETLWLDGCGVSDEGCAALSSALRSNPSHLRDLDLSYNNLGDSGVKRLSAGLENPHCKLETLGLERCGVSDEGCAALSSALRSNPSHLRELNLSYNNLGDSGVKCLSAVLENPHCKLEILRLGQCGVSDEGCAALSSALRSNPSHLRHLDLSFNNLGDSGVKRLCAVLENPHCKLETLGLQRCGVSDEGCAALSSALRSNPSHLRELDLNDNNLGDSGVKRLSAGLENPHCKLETLGLYRCGVSDEGCAALSSALRSNPSHLRELDLSGNDLGDSGVKRLCAVLENPHCKLETLGLERCGVSDEGCAALASALRSNPSHLRVLNLTGNEIGVSGKNLLSALKDDEHYKLQTLWI
- the LOC132900331 gene encoding NACHT, LRR and PYD domains-containing protein 3-like isoform X21, coding for MKSDNSMIEPLELKEKRESSPVDSKVQMKSSDSPEPSCVSMKSDESMDFPWDFKTGNPSPGHSEVQMKRSDSPEPSCVSMKSDESMDVPWDFKTGNPSPGHSVLQKAGDRREKIFITDTGKVQMKRSDSPEPSCVSMKSDESMDVPWNFKTGNPSPGHSEVQMKRSDSPEPSCVSMKSDESMDVPWNFKTGNPSPGHSVKQKQKSWPCCSSTFGGACRKKEKKTRSLKLKQGQIFLQKAGDRREKIFITDTGHAPESPAVNEFQKKFRLNLMKKFQCLNGVMIKPETRALLNEIYTELYITEGDSGDVNKEHEVRRIEAASRRKATEETPIKCSDIFKPLSEEDEPIRTVVTKGVAGIGKTVSVQKFIVDWAEGKANQDVPLIFPLPFRELNLMKDQNLSLMELLHVCFKETRETEMSRLEKVLFIFDGLDECRFPLDFRNTVRVCDVTESASVRVLLINLIKGNLLPSALVWITSRPAAADQIPSEYVHRVTEVRGFNDPQKEEYFRNRVSDQSLAENIVTHLKSLRSLYIMCHIPVFCWISAAVLERMLGEAESGEIPKTLTQMYTHFLIIQTNVIREKYSKKQESDEEMLLKLGQLAFEQLEKGNLIFYEEDLRGCGIDVTEAAVYSGVCTQIFREEPGLHQSKVYCFVHLSIQEHLVALYVHLTFMKEKRNVLDQSRSFKTISDLHRRAVDQTLKSTTGHLDLFLRFLLGLSLESNQKLLDALVTQTGSSSQSKKKTVKYIKEKISRDDLPAEKSINLFHCLNELGDDSLVEEIQRYLKSGKRSELSPSQWSALVFVLLTSAQELEEFDLSKYTSTEKVTDRVLVKVMPVIAASRKAVISCDRIEGSGAKALVSALNSETSNLRELHLTVRTLDLSGNKLEDSGVKRLCAGLENPHCNVERLWLWRCGVSDEGCAALSSALRSNPSHLRELHLSYNNLGDSGVKHVSAVLENPHCKLETLGLDGCGVSDEGCAALSSALRSNPSHLRDLDLSYNNLGDSGVKRLSAGLENPHCKLETLGLERCGVSDEGCAALSSALRSNPSHLRELNLSYNNLGDSGVKCLSAVLENPHCKLEILRLGQCGVSDEGCAALSSALRSNPSHLRHLDLSFNNLGDSGVKRLCAVLENPHCKLETLGLQRCGVSDEGCAALSSALRSNPSHLRELDLNDNNLGDSGVKRLSAGLENPHCKLETLGLYRCGVSDEGCAALSSALRSNPSHLRELDLSGNDLGDSGVKRLCAVLENPHCKLETLGLERCGVSDEGCAALASALRSNPSHLRVLNLTGNEIGVSGKNLLSALKDDEHYKLQTLWI
- the LOC132900331 gene encoding NACHT, LRR and PYD domains-containing protein 3-like isoform X10, with product MKSDNSMIEPLELKEKRESSPVDSKVQMKSSDSPEPSCVSMKSDESMDFPWDFKTGNPSPGHSEVQMKRSDSPEPSCVSMKSDESMDVPWDFKTGNPSPGHSVLQKAGDRREKIFITDTGKVQMKRSDSPEPSCVSMKSDESMDVPWNFKTGNPSPGHSEVQMKRSDSPEPSCVSMKSDESMDVPWNFKTGNPSPGHSVKQKQKSWPCCSSTFGGACRKKEKKTRSLKLKQGQIFLQKAGDRREKIFITDTGHAPESPAVNEFQKKFRLNLMKKFQCLNGVMIKPETRALLNEIYTELYITEGDSGDVNKEHEVRRIEAASRRKATEETPIKCSDIFKPLSEEDEPIRTVVTKGVAGIGKTVSVQKFIVDWAEGKANQDVPLIFPLPFRELNLMKDQNLSLMELLHVCFKETRETEMSRLEKVLFIFDGLDECRFPLDFRNTVRVCDVTESASVRVLLINLIKGNLLPSALVWITSRPAAADQIPSEYVHRVTEVRGFNDPQKEEYFRNRVSDQSLAENIVTHLKSLRSLYIMCHIPVFCWISAAVLERMLGEAESGEIPKTLTQMYTHFLIIQTNVIREKYSKKQESDEEMLLKLGQLAFEQLEKGNLIFYEEDLRGCGIDVTEAAVYSGVCTQIFREEPGLHQSKVYCFVHLSIQEHLVALYVHLTFMKEKRNVLDQSRSFKTISDLHRRAVDQTLKSTTGHLDLFLRFLLGLSLESNQKLLDALVTQTGSSSQSKKKTVKYIKEKISRDDLPAEKSINLFHCLNELGDDSLVEEIQRYLKSGKRSELSPSQWSALVFVLLTSAQELEEFDLSKYTSTEKVTDRVLVKVMPVIAASRKAVISCDRIEGSGAKALVSALNSETSNLRELHLTVRTLDLSGNKLEDSGVKRLCAGLENPHCNVERLWLWRCGVSDEGCAALSSALRSNPSHLRELHLSYNNLGDSGVKHVSAVLENPHCKLETLGLWGCGVSDEGCAALSSALRSNPSHPRELNLSYNNLGDSGVKCLCAGLENPHCKLETLWLDGCGVSDEGCAALSSALRSNPSHLRDLDLSYNNLGDSGVKRLSAGLENPHCKLETLGLERCGVSDEGCAALSSALRSNPSHLRELNLSYNNLGDSGVKCLSAVLENPHCKLEILRLGQCGVSDEGCAALSSALRSNPSHLRHLDLSFNNLGDSGVKRLCAVLENPHCKLETLGLQRCGVSDEGCAALSSALRSNPSHLRELDLNDNNLGDSGVKRLSAGLENPHCKLETLGLYRCGVSDEGCAALSSALRSNPSHLRELDLSGNDLGDSGVKRLCAVLENPHCKLETLGLERCGVSDEGCAALASALRSNPSHLRVLNLTGNEIGVSGKNLLSALKDDEHYKLQTLWI